A stretch of the Oncorhynchus clarkii lewisi isolate Uvic-CL-2024 chromosome 9, UVic_Ocla_1.0, whole genome shotgun sequence genome encodes the following:
- the LOC139416266 gene encoding peroxisome proliferator-activated receptor gamma-like isoform X1 — translation MKLYKCAVKRYKAIFLRRRPGQCLLLQRWWTRSAAWSLLSFGLGTLDLAEMDNKMNSFDMETLSTLDYPYLPSLEYSHNSPHHHSPDRSHSFNHSPDRSQSFNHSPDRNHSINHSPDRSHSYNHRSDRSHSFNHSPDRSHSFNHSPDRSQSFNHSPDRNHSINHSPDRSHSYNHRSDRSHSFNHSPDRSHSFNHSPDRSQSFNHSPDRNHSINHSPDRSHSYNHRSDRSHSFNHSPDRSHSFNHSPDRSHSFNHRSDRSHSFNHSPDRSHSYNYTYSVYQSSVNDKPLSPSQSSDCSIVSLSRPRPHSNPPTYTDASSPLNIDCRVCGDKASGFHYGVHACEGCKGFFRRTVRLKLVYDHCELHCRIHKKSRNKCQYCRFQKCLLVGMSHDAIRFGRIPQVEREKLQAEFMDVDPRNPESAELRALSRQLCLSYHRHFPLTKSKAKAILSGKTHGNSPFVIHDMKSLTAGQYFINCRQLPELERQRSVLPPEEPAGELELSVFRRIQIRSAEAVQEVTEFAKSIPGFTELDMNDQVILLKYGVIEVMTTMLAPLMNKDGTLFAYGQIFMTREFLKSLRKPFCEMMEPKFEFAVKFNVLELDDSDMALFFAVIILSGDRPGLVNVKPIEDLQETVLQALELQLKTIHPDCPQLFAKLLQKMTDLRQLVANHVRLIHLLKKQELEVCLHPLLQEIMRDLY, via the exons ATGAAGCTCTACAAGTGCGCGGTGAAGCGTTATAAGGCTATTTTTTTGCGTAGAAGACCAGGACAG TGTCTTCTTCTCCAGAGATGGTGGACACGGAGTGCAGCGTGGTCCTTGCTGAGTTTTGGGCTGGGCACGTTGGACTTGGCAGAGATGGACAACAAGATGAATAGTTTTGACATGGAGACCCTGTCGACGCTGGACTACCCTTATCTCCCCTCTCTAGAGTACAGCCACAACAGTCCCCACCACCACagcccagacagaagccactcattTAACCACAGCCCAGACAGAAGCCAATCATTTAACCACAGCCCAGACAGAAACCACTCAATCAACCACagcccagacagaagccactcataCAACCACAggtcagacagaagccactcattTAACCACagcccagacagaagccactcattTAACCACAGCCCAGACAGAAGCCAATCATTTAACCACAGCCCAGACAGAAACCACTCAATCAACCACagcccagacagaagccactcataCAACCACAggtcagacagaagccactcattTAACCACagcccagacagaagccactcattTAACCACAGCCCAGACAGAAGCCAATCATTTAACCACAGCCCAGACAGAAACCACTCAATCAACCACagcccagacagaagccactcataCAACCACAggtcagacagaagccactcattTAACCACagcccagacagaagccactcattTAACCACagcccagacagaagccactcattCAACCACAggtcagacagaagccactcattTAACCACagcccagacagaagccactcatacaactacacatacagcgtGTATCAAA GTTCAGTAAACGATAAGCCCTTATCGCCTTCTCAGTCTAGCGACTGTAGCATTGTCAGCCTGTCCAGACCCCGGCCTCACTCCAATCCCCCTACTTACACAGACGCCAGCTCTCCGCTCAATATTGACTGTAGAGTGTGTGGGGACAAGGCCTCAGGCTTCCACTATGGCGTCCATGCCTGTGAGGGCTGCAAG GGGTTCTTCCGCAGAACCGTGCGGTTAAAACTGGTGTATGACCACTGTGAGCTGCACTGTCGGATTCACAAAAAGAGCCGGAATAAGTGCCAGTACTGTCGCTTTCAGAAATGTCTGCTTGTGGGCATGTCACACGATG CCATCCGCTTCGGCCGGATTccccaggtggagagagagaagctgcagGCTGAGTTTATGGATGTGGACCCCAGGAACCCAGAGTCAGCGGAACTGAGAGCCCTGTCCAGACAGCTGTGCTTGTCCTACCACAGACACTTTCCCCTGACCAAGAGCAAGGCCAAGGCCATCCTCTCTGGAAAGACCCACGGAAACTCA CCGTTTGTCATCCATGACATGAAGTCTCTGACGGCGGGTCAGTACTTTATAAACTGTAGACAGCTCCCTGAATTGGAGCGCCAGAGGTCCGTCCTGCCCCCTGAGGAGCCTGCTGGGGAGCTGGAGCTCTCCGTCTTCCGCCGTATCCAGATCCGCTCCGCCGAGGCCGTACAAGAGGTCACAGAGTTCGCCAAGAGCATCCCTGGGTTCACAGAGCTGGACATGAACGACCAGGTGATCCTGCTGAAGTACGGGGTCATCGAGGTCATGACGACCATGCTGGCGCCGCTCATGAACAAGGACGGCACACTGTTTGCCTATGGACAGATCTTCATGACCCGAGAGTTCCTCAAGAGCCTGAGGAAGCCCTTCTGTGAGATGATGGAGCCCAAGTTTGAGTTTGCGGTAAAGTTCAACGTGCTGGAGCTGGACGATAGTGATATGGCGCTCTTCTTCGCCGTCATCATCCTCAGTGGAG acCGTCCAGGCCTGGTGAACGTGAAGCCAATTGAGGACCTCCAGGAGACAGTGCTGCAGGCCCTGGAGCTGCAGTTGAAGACCATCCACCCAGACTGCCCCCAGCTGTTCGCCAAGCTACTGCAGAAGATGACCGACCTGCGGCAGCTGGTGGCCAACCACGTCCGCCTCATCCACCTGCTCAAGAAGCAGGAGCTGGAGGTGTGTCTGCATCCCCTACTGCAGGAGATCATGAGAGACCTGTACTAA
- the LOC139416266 gene encoding peroxisome proliferator-activated receptor gamma-like isoform X2 — MKLYKCAVKRYKAIFLRRRPGQCLLLQRWWTRSAAWSLLSFGLGTLDLAEMDNKMNSFDMETLSTLDYPYLPSLEYSHNSPHHHSPDRSHSFNHSPDRSQSFNHSPDRNHSINHSPDRSHSYNHRSDRSHSFNHSPDRSHSFNHSPDRSQSFNHSPDRNHSINHSPDRSHSYNHRSDRSHSFNHSPDRSHSFNHSPDRSQSFNHSPDRNHSINHSPDRSHSYNHRSDRSHSFNHSPDRSHSFNHSPDRSHSFNHRSDRSHSFNHSPDRSHSYNYTYSVYQNASSPLNIDCRVCGDKASGFHYGVHACEGCKGFFRRTVRLKLVYDHCELHCRIHKKSRNKCQYCRFQKCLLVGMSHDAIRFGRIPQVEREKLQAEFMDVDPRNPESAELRALSRQLCLSYHRHFPLTKSKAKAILSGKTHGNSPFVIHDMKSLTAGQYFINCRQLPELERQRSVLPPEEPAGELELSVFRRIQIRSAEAVQEVTEFAKSIPGFTELDMNDQVILLKYGVIEVMTTMLAPLMNKDGTLFAYGQIFMTREFLKSLRKPFCEMMEPKFEFAVKFNVLELDDSDMALFFAVIILSGDRPGLVNVKPIEDLQETVLQALELQLKTIHPDCPQLFAKLLQKMTDLRQLVANHVRLIHLLKKQELEVCLHPLLQEIMRDLY, encoded by the exons ATGAAGCTCTACAAGTGCGCGGTGAAGCGTTATAAGGCTATTTTTTTGCGTAGAAGACCAGGACAG TGTCTTCTTCTCCAGAGATGGTGGACACGGAGTGCAGCGTGGTCCTTGCTGAGTTTTGGGCTGGGCACGTTGGACTTGGCAGAGATGGACAACAAGATGAATAGTTTTGACATGGAGACCCTGTCGACGCTGGACTACCCTTATCTCCCCTCTCTAGAGTACAGCCACAACAGTCCCCACCACCACagcccagacagaagccactcattTAACCACAGCCCAGACAGAAGCCAATCATTTAACCACAGCCCAGACAGAAACCACTCAATCAACCACagcccagacagaagccactcataCAACCACAggtcagacagaagccactcattTAACCACagcccagacagaagccactcattTAACCACAGCCCAGACAGAAGCCAATCATTTAACCACAGCCCAGACAGAAACCACTCAATCAACCACagcccagacagaagccactcataCAACCACAggtcagacagaagccactcattTAACCACagcccagacagaagccactcattTAACCACAGCCCAGACAGAAGCCAATCATTTAACCACAGCCCAGACAGAAACCACTCAATCAACCACagcccagacagaagccactcataCAACCACAggtcagacagaagccactcattTAACCACagcccagacagaagccactcattTAACCACagcccagacagaagccactcattCAACCACAggtcagacagaagccactcattTAACCACagcccagacagaagccactcatacaactacacatacagcgtGTATCAAA ACGCCAGCTCTCCGCTCAATATTGACTGTAGAGTGTGTGGGGACAAGGCCTCAGGCTTCCACTATGGCGTCCATGCCTGTGAGGGCTGCAAG GGGTTCTTCCGCAGAACCGTGCGGTTAAAACTGGTGTATGACCACTGTGAGCTGCACTGTCGGATTCACAAAAAGAGCCGGAATAAGTGCCAGTACTGTCGCTTTCAGAAATGTCTGCTTGTGGGCATGTCACACGATG CCATCCGCTTCGGCCGGATTccccaggtggagagagagaagctgcagGCTGAGTTTATGGATGTGGACCCCAGGAACCCAGAGTCAGCGGAACTGAGAGCCCTGTCCAGACAGCTGTGCTTGTCCTACCACAGACACTTTCCCCTGACCAAGAGCAAGGCCAAGGCCATCCTCTCTGGAAAGACCCACGGAAACTCA CCGTTTGTCATCCATGACATGAAGTCTCTGACGGCGGGTCAGTACTTTATAAACTGTAGACAGCTCCCTGAATTGGAGCGCCAGAGGTCCGTCCTGCCCCCTGAGGAGCCTGCTGGGGAGCTGGAGCTCTCCGTCTTCCGCCGTATCCAGATCCGCTCCGCCGAGGCCGTACAAGAGGTCACAGAGTTCGCCAAGAGCATCCCTGGGTTCACAGAGCTGGACATGAACGACCAGGTGATCCTGCTGAAGTACGGGGTCATCGAGGTCATGACGACCATGCTGGCGCCGCTCATGAACAAGGACGGCACACTGTTTGCCTATGGACAGATCTTCATGACCCGAGAGTTCCTCAAGAGCCTGAGGAAGCCCTTCTGTGAGATGATGGAGCCCAAGTTTGAGTTTGCGGTAAAGTTCAACGTGCTGGAGCTGGACGATAGTGATATGGCGCTCTTCTTCGCCGTCATCATCCTCAGTGGAG acCGTCCAGGCCTGGTGAACGTGAAGCCAATTGAGGACCTCCAGGAGACAGTGCTGCAGGCCCTGGAGCTGCAGTTGAAGACCATCCACCCAGACTGCCCCCAGCTGTTCGCCAAGCTACTGCAGAAGATGACCGACCTGCGGCAGCTGGTGGCCAACCACGTCCGCCTCATCCACCTGCTCAAGAAGCAGGAGCTGGAGGTGTGTCTGCATCCCCTACTGCAGGAGATCATGAGAGACCTGTACTAA
- the LOC139416266 gene encoding peroxisome proliferator-activated receptor gamma-like isoform X3, whose protein sequence is MSHDAIRFGRIPQVEREKLQAEFMDVDPRNPESAELRALSRQLCLSYHRHFPLTKSKAKAILSGKTHGNSPFVIHDMKSLTAGQYFINCRQLPELERQRSVLPPEEPAGELELSVFRRIQIRSAEAVQEVTEFAKSIPGFTELDMNDQVILLKYGVIEVMTTMLAPLMNKDGTLFAYGQIFMTREFLKSLRKPFCEMMEPKFEFAVKFNVLELDDSDMALFFAVIILSGDRPGLVNVKPIEDLQETVLQALELQLKTIHPDCPQLFAKLLQKMTDLRQLVANHVRLIHLLKKQELEVCLHPLLQEIMRDLY, encoded by the exons ATGTCACACGATG CCATCCGCTTCGGCCGGATTccccaggtggagagagagaagctgcagGCTGAGTTTATGGATGTGGACCCCAGGAACCCAGAGTCAGCGGAACTGAGAGCCCTGTCCAGACAGCTGTGCTTGTCCTACCACAGACACTTTCCCCTGACCAAGAGCAAGGCCAAGGCCATCCTCTCTGGAAAGACCCACGGAAACTCA CCGTTTGTCATCCATGACATGAAGTCTCTGACGGCGGGTCAGTACTTTATAAACTGTAGACAGCTCCCTGAATTGGAGCGCCAGAGGTCCGTCCTGCCCCCTGAGGAGCCTGCTGGGGAGCTGGAGCTCTCCGTCTTCCGCCGTATCCAGATCCGCTCCGCCGAGGCCGTACAAGAGGTCACAGAGTTCGCCAAGAGCATCCCTGGGTTCACAGAGCTGGACATGAACGACCAGGTGATCCTGCTGAAGTACGGGGTCATCGAGGTCATGACGACCATGCTGGCGCCGCTCATGAACAAGGACGGCACACTGTTTGCCTATGGACAGATCTTCATGACCCGAGAGTTCCTCAAGAGCCTGAGGAAGCCCTTCTGTGAGATGATGGAGCCCAAGTTTGAGTTTGCGGTAAAGTTCAACGTGCTGGAGCTGGACGATAGTGATATGGCGCTCTTCTTCGCCGTCATCATCCTCAGTGGAG acCGTCCAGGCCTGGTGAACGTGAAGCCAATTGAGGACCTCCAGGAGACAGTGCTGCAGGCCCTGGAGCTGCAGTTGAAGACCATCCACCCAGACTGCCCCCAGCTGTTCGCCAAGCTACTGCAGAAGATGACCGACCTGCGGCAGCTGGTGGCCAACCACGTCCGCCTCATCCACCTGCTCAAGAAGCAGGAGCTGGAGGTGTGTCTGCATCCCCTACTGCAGGAGATCATGAGAGACCTGTACTAA